One Funiculus sociatus GB2-C1 genomic window, AATCGTCGAAAAAGATTTGGTTTAAGGTTTAATCTGATTGCTGCTCTCTACAATTACGAGCTTTGCCTCCCCAAAATCAAATCTTCCTGAGCGACTTTTGCAAGAGGTCTATTAAATTCAAACAATCCTAAATTGGTTGTTAAAATCTCTCTTTTTACCCTTCGCTATCTAGATATGTCTATTCACTAAAGTCATAAATCAAAGAATACTACTATATTATATTTTCTATATCTAATAATTTATCCAATTTAGCTGTACAAGAACCCTAATAAATCAACACCTAAAACTTGAGGATGATAAACTTAGCGCCTATGGTTTTAGCTAAATCTGACATTTTAGAGTACGAAATAAACAAGTCTTTAATTATCTCAATCTCTATGTCCTCTGTGAAGAGTGTCGTTCGTTTTTGTAGAATATTTGCGGTTATCGTGTCTATACAGTTATCAGGCATTTTTACGTAAATATAGTATAAAAATTTTACTTATTTTAACATTATTTTACAATTTATTCTTAAGAATAACACTTTGTATGGTGCTAGTTCTACCTCTTGAGAGATTATCTTTAGACATAGATTACTATATCTTAGGAAAGTTGCTCCCTGTTTAAGGGCGAATTAAATTAGAAAACCTGCATCAGCTTTTATCTATCCCAATAAGCAGTTCGCACTCTTAGCAGAACTTACAGAAAAGTCTCAGTTTATCTGAGGCGGCGACCCGGCACATTCACGTTTTCTAAACACAACCATCCCCATAGCCGACGCTCGAAAACTTTGTTTAAGTTTGTTTAATTATACTAAGCAATGCTTATAGGTAACAAGAGCGTGCTATTAGGAAGGTTGAGGGTTTAATTTTCTAATTACTAAAACCTCTAATTACTCAGCTAAAAATGTTGTATAGCAAACCAATAAACATATTGCAAAATATCCTAAGAAGGTTAGGATATTTGCGCCGCTTTTGGTTTTTCCTGACTCTTTCTCTGGGCGTCATACTATTTAGCTGGATTGTGATGGCTCAGCAGCCAGTCACCCTCAACTTGTTGATGACAGCCCCCGATGCTCAACCTTGGCAACAAGGTATGGTAAAAGATTTTGAGGCAGAAAATCCTGGCATTCGGCTGAATATTATTGAGGGGCCGAATGCTACAAATTTACTCGAAGACCTCTATACTTCTGCTTTTCTTTTGGGCGATTCTCCTTACGATCTAGTAAATATGGACGTAATTTGGACACCCAAATTTGCCGCTGCTGGGTGGTTACGAGACCTCACGGATCAAATTAGCCAAGAGGAGTTAGCAGCATTTACGCCACAAGATGTGGAGGGGGGACGTTACGAAGGCAGACTGTACAGAATTCCAATTCGTTCCGATGTGGGGATGCTCTATTATCGGGAAGATTTATTAAAAGAAGCAGGATTGGAACCACCAGAAACGTTTCAAGATTTGATGAGAGTTTCCAAAGCCTTGCAGCAGCAAGGAAAAGTTAATTGGGGCTACGTTTGGCAGGGACGCCAATACGAAGGACTCGTGGCAATGTTTGTGGAAGTTCTCGAAGGTTTTGGCGGCTTTTGGGTTAATCCCGACACGCTAGAAGTGGGATTGGATCGGCCGGAAACTTTGCAAGCGATCGCATTCCTCAAAGACACCGTTCAAGAGGGCGTTTCTCCCCCAGGAGTAACAACTTATCAGGAAGAAGAAACCAGACGTTTTTTTCAAAGCGGTCAAGCAGCATTTCTCCGCAGTTGGCCCTATGTTTGGCCGTTAGCTAATGAAGAAACATCACAAATCAAAGGCAAAATTGCCATTAGACCGATGGTTCATGCTCCTAATCAAACTGGAGGAGCTTGTTTGGGAGGCTGGGGTTTAGGTATTTCTAAAACTTCCAGACATCCCAAAGAAGCTTGGAAAGCAATTCAATACTTTACGAGTATTGAAGCACAGCGCCGATTCATTTTAAGTGCGGGTTATGTGCCAAGCCGAAGAGAATTGTTTACCGATCCAGAAATCGTTGCTAAATACGCTCACTACCCACAAGTTCTAGAAGTTGTACAGCAAGCAGTTTTGCGTCCGCCAATTGCTCAATATGCCCAAGTGTCGGATATTTTGCAACGCTATCTTAGCGCCGCGCTAACTAATCGCATGGCTCCAGAAACAGCGATGAAATCCGCAGCTAATGAAACGCGGCGACTGCTAGTACAAGGCAAAAGCTAAAAGATGAAACCGTTCCCAACCACAGATGAAAAACCTAACAATTTAACTCCCAACCATTGTCGGGAATGTTGGAACAGAAAGCTTCTCCCCTGGTAAGGGAGGGGTTGGGGATAGGTCAGGAGTGAAAAGCAGCGAACTTTAGTTGGTCGTACCTCAACTACTAATAAAGCAAGGCAAAAGGCAAAAATAAGATGGATACAATTCGAGGGCGGGAACAAAGAACAAGTTGGATTTTATTACTACCAGCATTGCTGCTGCTTTTATTTGTCTATGCTTACCCAATTGGGCGAGCATTTTGGTTGAGTTTGTTTACGGAAAATTTGGGTACAGAATTAAAACCCGTTTTCTCTGGTTTTGCTAACTATGCGCGGATGGCGGGCGATGGTCGTTTCTGGCAGAGTTTTTGGACGACAACAATCTTCACGTCTGCATCAGTTTTCTTTGAGTTACTGTTAGGAATGGCGATCGCGCTAGTTCTGAATCAGAAATTTCTGGGACGAGGCTTAGTAAGAACCACCGCTATTTTACCTTGGGCTTTACCGACTGCTTTAATTGGTCTTGCCTGGGCTTGGATTTTTAACGATCAATTTGGAGTTGTTAACGATATTCTACTGCGGTTAGGTCTGATTAAGACTGGGATTAACTGGCTGGGCGACCCAACGCTGGCAATGATGGCAGTTATTTTTGCTGATGTTTGGAAAACCACACCATTCATTAGTATTCTGCTGCTGGCTGGGTTACAATCTATTTCGCCAGACCTCTACGAAGCGCATTCAATTGATGGAGCTACACCCTGGCAAAACTTTACCAGAATTACTCTACCGCTGCTGCTGCCACAAATTTTGATCGCCCTATTATTTCGGTTTGCTCAAGCTTTCGGAATCTTCGACTTGATTGCAGTAATGACAGGTGGTGGCCCTGGTGGTGCGACTGAAGTGGTATCGCTCTACATTTATTCTACTGTGATGCGCTACTTAGATTTTGGTTATGGTGCAGCGTTGGTGGTAGTGACATTTTTGTTGCTGATTTTAGCGGTAGCGATCGCTAGTTTATTACTAACTAGATCCCGTGCCAAAACTTCTGGGGTAGCTTAATAGCATTTATTAAATAAAAATCTAAAATTGACATGACTGTAATTCCCCAAGAACAAAAAACGACTCCAACCCCAACTCCAACCGGAGGAGTCAAAATCCCCTGGAAAAAAATCTTCATCCCCATAGTAGTTGCTTTTGTGGTGCTATTTTCTCTAGCCCCCGTTTTGTGGCAATTGCTGACTTCAGTTAAGGTTAACGAAGATATTGTCGCCGTTCCCACGGTTTACTTTCCCACTCGATACACGCTCAATCACTACATTGAATTGTTCGTCCGTCGCCCGTTTTGGCGATACATTTTAAATAGTGCCTTCGTGTCGATTACTTCCACAGCTCTCGCTTTATTAATCGGAGCGCCCGCCGCCTACGCGCTGGCAAGATTGCGCCCTTGGGGTGCAAAAGTTATTCTTGCAGGTGTCCTCATTGTCACCTTATTCCCAGGGATTCTTTTATTCTTGGGGCTGTTGGAAATTATCCAAGGGCTGCGACTAGCAAATAACTATCTAGCGCTGATTATTCCCTATACGGCAATTAATCTACCTTTAACAATTTTGGTGCTACGAAGCTTTTTCGAGCAATTACCAAAAGACCTGGAAGACGCGGCTAAGGTTGATGGTTATAATACTTGGCAAATGCTAACACAAATCGTGTTACCAATGACATTACCTGCACTGGTGACAACGGGAATTCTGACTTTTATTTTTGCGTGGAACGAGTTTATTTTCGCCCTCACTTTCATCACCCGCGAAGATATGAAGACAATCCCCGTTGCAGCTGCACAGCTAGGCGGTTCCTCTGCATTTGAAATTCCCTATGGAGCGATCGCTGCTGCTACTGTCTTGGGAACATTGCCCCTCGTCTTACTGGTTTTATTCTTCCAGCGCAAGATTGTCCAAGGTTTAACAGCTGGTGCTGTCAAAGGTTAAAAAAACCTAACCCCCTTCCTAATAAAGGGCAGCCGGAAACCCTTTTTAACCCTAGTAAACGCTCCCACAAATCCAAAATTACGACTAGGTAAGGAGTAGCAAAAGCCCCTTGCTTACTAGGGGAGAGGTTCCATCTAAAGTTTTTTAATCCAAAATCCAAAATCGAAAAATGGCTAGACTCGAACTCAGAAACTTAAATAAAACCTATACTCCTAAAGTCATCCCAGTTAAAGACGTTAGCTTGAGTGTAGAAGATGGTGAATTTCTCACCTTACTAGGCCCTTCCGGGTGTGGTAAATCTACCATACTCCGACTAATTGCAGGTTTGGAGGAACCGACTCGCGGTCGAGTCGCTATCGGGGACGTAGATGTTACGAATAAACGACCAGGCGATCGCAATATTGCGATGGTGTTTCAAAGCTATGCCCTTTATCCACACTTAACTGTTTACGAAAACATTGCTTCTGGACTTAGACTGAAAAAAACTCCATCCGCAGAAATCAAAGAACGAGTAACAGAAGCTTCGCGAGTGTTGGGATTAGACGAGTTAATGAACCGCAAACCCGGTCAAATGTCTGGAGGACAAAGGCAACGGGTTGCTCTAGCACGCGCCCTGGTACGTAGCCCAGATGTATTCTTATTAGATGAACCTCTGAGTAACTTAGATGCGCTGTTGCGAGAAAAAGTCAGGGCGGAAATTAAGCAACTATTTGCAGCTCAAAAAGTCCCAGTTGTTTATGTTACCCACGACCAAACAGAAGCCATGACGCTTTCTACAAAAGTGGCTGTTCTTAATAAGGGTGACGTACAGCAACTTGACCCGCCGCACCGCATTTATAACAATCCAGCGAATCAATTTGTTGCTGGTTTTGTTGGCAGCCCGCAGATGAATTTGCTCACTGTTCCTTGCCAGGGAAATTCCGCAATGTTGGGTAGTTTCAGAATACCGTTGCCGGAAATTCCCACTACGCCGCCGCAAATTGTGCTGGGTATTCGTCCAGAAAATGTACTCATTGCCCAACCGGAAGATAGACAAACAATTCGGGGACGAGTGTATTTAGTAGAAAACTTGGGCATGCACAATTTAATTAGCGTCCGCGTTGAAAGTTCCCAGACAGAAGCAGTCACCATTCGGGCTTTGTTACCGCCAGATCAGCAGTTGAGTGGCGAGGAGGTAACGTTGACACTTCCTCCCCAATTTATTCACTGGTTTGATGTAGAGACGGGTAATGCTGTTTTCACCAAGCAACCGCTTACCGTTGGGCGTTAGGGTTAGAAGTAGGGGCAATTCATGAATTGCCCCTACGCTGGCTAAGGAGAGAAAGTAGAGGGAAAAACACAGCGATCGCGCATATTGTCCTATTATCAAATCATCAACTTTTAACAAGTTAATTTACAACTGCTAGGAATTGCGATCGCAATTATCTGCAACGGGAGACTTTAATAACTACGATCTGGGTAATAGCGCCTGGTTACGCCGTTTGTAATACGTCCTAGTTGATTCAAATCCAGACGGATAGCAGCCCAGTCGCGTTCAGCACCCAAGCCTAAGCGTTGGCGACGCATGAAATTGTCTATTCTGTTTGCCCGTCGCAGCACTTCCTGAAGATCGGCAGCAACATATTGACCATTGTAATAGCGATCGCGCAAGCGATTTGTTGCCACTTCAAAATCTCTGACATACTGATTGATTTCATCTTCCCGATCGGAACCATTGAGACGGCTTTCGTCAAGCGCCCTATCGAGGTTTTCACGAAACCTATCAGTACGGCTTTCTATGCGGTTTAACAGTTGCTGCACTTGTCCGCTAGGGCGATAAGTATCTCGCCACTGCGCCAGCAAAGCGTCGTTATTTTGTCTTTGGTTGAGATTTTGTATGGAGTCTCTATCAAACGCAAGAGTTGGGGAAGCTAAGGGCAAAGCACCACACAAAGCTAGAGCAGATAATAAGGCAGAATAGTTTAAGAAAGTTTTCATAGCTGAGGTATTGAGAGTTGGTTGGATTAATCTCAAATTAGCCTCTAGCCATAGGTATAGCCTTCACCTGTTTGATTCACCTGACTGGGTGAAATAACTTGCCTTAAGTTTTACAACGCGGCTGACGGAACTTGTAAATATCTTTGATAACTTGTACCCAGCCATCAGAGACCGATTCCAACAAGCGATCGCCCTTTTCTTTAGTCGCCGTCGTCGGATCTCCCAAAACCCCACTTCGACTTAAGTCTCGCGTCACCCAAGCAAAAGGTAACTTTCCCTCCATACTCAACAAACTATCTTCCGGTAAACCTTGCGGATACTCAGCAACCGCCTTTTCCATCTTCACTTGTTCCGGCAAAATAGACAGCAGCAGACTTGTTTCCGCATCTCCCGCATGAATACCAAATTCCAATTCTTTCGGAGTCAGTAACTCTTTAGCAACGTGCGGAACACGCCAAGTAAATAATGGAAACACCAGAAAATCTTCATATTTCTGATGCAAATCCCGCGCCGCAATTTCCATTACCTGCGGTTGTCCCCCATGAGAATTCATCAACACCAACTTCCGAAAACCTGCCCGATAAACACTATCAGCCATCTCCTTTAAAACAGCCAAAAGTGTCTCCGCACTTAAAGTAATCGTCCCCGGAAAATGCCAATGTTCGTTTGATTTCCCATAATACAAAGGCGGTAAAGCGTATGCAGGAATCCCTGAATCTAACTTTGCCAAAGCCTTACCAACCACAGCCACACCAATAGCCGAATCCACAATAATCGGCAGATGAGGGCCATGTTGCTCAATAGCACCCACAGGCTGAATAATTACCACATTTTCCTTATCGGACATTCCTTGGATATCAGTCCAGCTCAGATAAGGAAAAAACCGCTCAGGAGGAATAAAATTGTGCATTTGTAGAGATAAACGACGATAATCTTTTAACTGCTTATA contains:
- a CDS encoding ABC transporter substrate-binding protein; protein product: MAQQPVTLNLLMTAPDAQPWQQGMVKDFEAENPGIRLNIIEGPNATNLLEDLYTSAFLLGDSPYDLVNMDVIWTPKFAAAGWLRDLTDQISQEELAAFTPQDVEGGRYEGRLYRIPIRSDVGMLYYREDLLKEAGLEPPETFQDLMRVSKALQQQGKVNWGYVWQGRQYEGLVAMFVEVLEGFGGFWVNPDTLEVGLDRPETLQAIAFLKDTVQEGVSPPGVTTYQEEETRRFFQSGQAAFLRSWPYVWPLANEETSQIKGKIAIRPMVHAPNQTGGACLGGWGLGISKTSRHPKEAWKAIQYFTSIEAQRRFILSAGYVPSRRELFTDPEIVAKYAHYPQVLEVVQQAVLRPPIAQYAQVSDILQRYLSAALTNRMAPETAMKSAANETRRLLVQGKS
- a CDS encoding carbohydrate ABC transporter permease, which translates into the protein MDTIRGREQRTSWILLLPALLLLLFVYAYPIGRAFWLSLFTENLGTELKPVFSGFANYARMAGDGRFWQSFWTTTIFTSASVFFELLLGMAIALVLNQKFLGRGLVRTTAILPWALPTALIGLAWAWIFNDQFGVVNDILLRLGLIKTGINWLGDPTLAMMAVIFADVWKTTPFISILLLAGLQSISPDLYEAHSIDGATPWQNFTRITLPLLLPQILIALLFRFAQAFGIFDLIAVMTGGGPGGATEVVSLYIYSTVMRYLDFGYGAALVVVTFLLLILAVAIASLLLTRSRAKTSGVA
- a CDS encoding carbohydrate ABC transporter permease — translated: MTVIPQEQKTTPTPTPTGGVKIPWKKIFIPIVVAFVVLFSLAPVLWQLLTSVKVNEDIVAVPTVYFPTRYTLNHYIELFVRRPFWRYILNSAFVSITSTALALLIGAPAAYALARLRPWGAKVILAGVLIVTLFPGILLFLGLLEIIQGLRLANNYLALIIPYTAINLPLTILVLRSFFEQLPKDLEDAAKVDGYNTWQMLTQIVLPMTLPALVTTGILTFIFAWNEFIFALTFITREDMKTIPVAAAQLGGSSAFEIPYGAIAAATVLGTLPLVLLVLFFQRKIVQGLTAGAVKG
- a CDS encoding ABC transporter ATP-binding protein; translation: MARLELRNLNKTYTPKVIPVKDVSLSVEDGEFLTLLGPSGCGKSTILRLIAGLEEPTRGRVAIGDVDVTNKRPGDRNIAMVFQSYALYPHLTVYENIASGLRLKKTPSAEIKERVTEASRVLGLDELMNRKPGQMSGGQRQRVALARALVRSPDVFLLDEPLSNLDALLREKVRAEIKQLFAAQKVPVVYVTHDQTEAMTLSTKVAVLNKGDVQQLDPPHRIYNNPANQFVAGFVGSPQMNLLTVPCQGNSAMLGSFRIPLPEIPTTPPQIVLGIRPENVLIAQPEDRQTIRGRVYLVENLGMHNLISVRVESSQTEAVTIRALLPPDQQLSGEEVTLTLPPQFIHWFDVETGNAVFTKQPLTVGR
- a CDS encoding creatininase family protein codes for the protein MHNFIPPERFFPYLSWTDIQGMSDKENVVIIQPVGAIEQHGPHLPIIVDSAIGVAVVGKALAKLDSGIPAYALPPLYYGKSNEHWHFPGTITLSAETLLAVLKEMADSVYRAGFRKLVLMNSHGGQPQVMEIAARDLHQKYEDFLVFPLFTWRVPHVAKELLTPKELEFGIHAGDAETSLLLSILPEQVKMEKAVAEYPQGLPEDSLLSMEGKLPFAWVTRDLSRSGVLGDPTTATKEKGDRLLESVSDGWVQVIKDIYKFRQPRCKT